A genomic region of Pseudomonas frederiksbergensis contains the following coding sequences:
- the rplL gene encoding 50S ribosomal protein L7/L12 translates to MSISQDDILNAVAEMSVLQVVELIKAFEEKFGVTAAAASAGPAAAAAVVEEQTEFNVMLTEAGEKKVNVIKAVRELTGLGLKEAKAVVDGAPAMVLEAVAKDAADKAKAVLEEAGAKVELK, encoded by the coding sequence ATGTCTATCTCTCAAGACGATATCCTCAACGCCGTAGCTGAAATGTCCGTTCTGCAGGTTGTTGAGCTGATCAAAGCTTTCGAAGAAAAATTCGGCGTTACCGCTGCTGCTGCATCGGCTGGCCCAGCTGCTGCTGCCGCTGTTGTTGAAGAGCAAACCGAATTCAACGTTATGCTGACCGAAGCTGGCGAGAAGAAAGTTAACGTGATCAAGGCTGTACGTGAACTGACCGGTCTGGGCCTGAAAGAAGCCAAGGCTGTAGTTGACGGCGCTCCTGCCATGGTTCTGGAAGCTGTTGCCAAAGACGCAGCTGACAAAGCCAAAGCAGTTCTGGAAGAAGCAGGCGCTAAAGTCGAGCTGAAGTAA
- the rpoB gene encoding DNA-directed RNA polymerase subunit beta encodes MAYSYTEKKRIRKDFSKLPDVMDVPYLLAIQLDSYREFLQAGATKDQFRDVGLHAAFKSVFPIISYSGNAALEYVGYRLGEPAFDVKECVLRGVTYAVPLRVKVRLIIFDKESSNKAIKDIKEQEVYMGEIPLMTENGTFVINGTERVIVSQLHRSPGVFFDHDRGKTHSSGKLLYSARIIPYRGSWLDFEFDPKDCVFVRIDRRRKLPASVLLRALGYTTEEVLDAFYTTNVFHVQGENLSLELVPQRLRGEIAVLDILDDKGKVIVEQGRRITARHINQLEKAGIKELQVPLDYVLGRTTAKVIVHPATGEILAECNTELNTEILAKIAKSQVVRIETLYTNDIDCGPFVSDTLKIDSTSNQLEALVEIYRMMRPGEPPTKDAAETLFNNLFFSPERYDLSAVGRMKFNRRIGRTEIEGSGVLCKEDIVAVLKTLVDIRNGKGIVDDIDHLGNRRVRCVGEMAENQFRVGLVRVERAVKERLSMAESEGLMPQDLINAKPVAAAVKEFFGSSQLSQFMDQNNPLSEITHKRRVSALGPGGLTRERAGFEVRDVHPTHYGRVCPIETPEGPNIGLINSLAAYARTNQYGFLESPYRVVKDALVTDEIVFLSAIEEADHVIAQASATMNDKKVLIDELVAVRHLNEFTVKAPEDVTLMDVSPKQVVSVAASLIPFLEHDDANRALMGSNMQRQAVPTLRADKPLVGTGMERNVARDSGVCVVARRGGVIDSVDASRIVVRVADDEVETGEAGVDIYNLTKYTRSNQNTCINQRPLVSKGDRVQRSDIMADGPSTDMGELALGQNMRIAFMAWNGFNFEDSICLSERVVQEDRFTTIHIQELTCVARDTKLGPEEITADIPNVGEAALNKLDEAGIVYVGAEVGAGDILVGKVTPKGETQLTPEEKLLRAIFGEKASDVKDTSLRVPTGTKGTVIDVQVFTRDGVERDARALSIEKTQLDEIRKDLNEEFRIVEGATFERLRSALVGHKAEGGAGLKKGQEITDEVLDGLEHGQWFKLRMAEDALNEQLEKAQAYIVDRRRLLDDKFEDKKRKLQQGDDLAPGVLKIVKVYLAIRRRIQPGDKMAGRHGNKGVVSVIMPVEDMPHDANGTPVDVVLNPLGVPSRMNVGQILETHLGLAAKGLGEKINRMIEEQRKVADLRKFLHEIYNEIGGRNEALDTFSDQEILDLAKNLRGGVPMATPVFDGAKESEIKAMLKLADLPESGQMQLTDGRTGNKFERPVTVGYMYMLKLNHLVDDKMHARSTGSYSLVTQQPLGGKAQFGGQRFGEMEVWALEAYGAAYTLQEMLTVKSDDVNGRTKMYKNIVDGDHRMEPGMPESFNVLIKEIRSLGIDIDLETE; translated from the coding sequence ATGGCTTACTCATATACTGAGAAAAAACGTATCCGCAAGGACTTTAGCAAGTTGCCGGACGTCATGGATGTGCCGTACCTCCTGGCCATCCAGCTGGATTCGTATCGTGAATTCTTGCAAGCGGGAGCGACTAAAGATCAGTTCCGCGACGTGGGCCTGCATGCGGCCTTCAAATCCGTTTTCCCGATCATCAGCTACTCCGGCAATGCTGCGCTGGAGTACGTCGGTTATCGCCTGGGCGAACCGGCATTTGATGTCAAAGAATGCGTATTGCGCGGTGTGACTTACGCCGTACCTTTGCGGGTAAAAGTGCGCCTGATCATTTTCGACAAAGAATCGTCGAACAAAGCGATCAAGGACATCAAAGAGCAAGAAGTCTACATGGGTGAAATCCCCTTGATGACTGAGAACGGTACCTTCGTAATCAACGGTACCGAGCGTGTAATCGTTTCCCAGCTGCACCGTTCCCCGGGCGTGTTCTTCGACCACGACCGTGGCAAGACGCACAGCTCCGGCAAACTGCTGTACTCGGCGCGGATCATTCCTTACCGCGGTTCGTGGCTGGACTTCGAGTTCGACCCGAAAGACTGCGTATTCGTGCGTATCGACCGTCGTCGCAAGCTGCCTGCATCGGTACTGCTGCGCGCGCTCGGCTATACCACTGAAGAAGTGCTGGACGCGTTCTACACCACCAACGTCTTCCACGTGCAAGGTGAAAACCTGAGCCTGGAACTGGTGCCTCAGCGCCTGCGCGGTGAAATTGCTGTCCTGGATATCCTGGATGACAAAGGCAAGGTTATTGTCGAGCAAGGTCGTCGCATCACCGCTCGCCACATCAACCAGCTGGAAAAAGCCGGGATCAAAGAGCTGCAAGTGCCTCTGGACTACGTCCTGGGTCGCACTACCGCCAAGGTCATCGTGCATCCGGCAACCGGCGAAATCCTGGCAGAGTGCAACACCGAGCTGAACACCGAGATCCTGGCAAAAATCGCCAAGTCTCAGGTTGTTCGCATCGAAACTCTGTACACCAACGATATCGACTGCGGTCCGTTCGTCTCCGACACTCTGAAGATCGACTCCACCAGCAACCAACTGGAAGCGCTGGTCGAGATCTATCGCATGATGCGTCCTGGCGAGCCGCCAACCAAAGACGCTGCCGAGACACTGTTCAACAACCTGTTCTTCAGCCCTGAGCGCTATGACCTGTCTGCGGTCGGCCGGATGAAGTTCAACCGTCGTATCGGTCGCACCGAGATCGAAGGTTCGGGCGTGTTGTGCAAAGAAGACATCGTCGCGGTATTGAAGACTCTGGTCGACATCCGTAACGGTAAAGGCATCGTCGATGACATCGACCACCTGGGTAACCGTCGTGTTCGCTGCGTAGGCGAAATGGCCGAGAACCAGTTCCGCGTTGGCCTGGTGCGCGTTGAGCGTGCGGTCAAAGAGCGTCTGTCGATGGCTGAAAGCGAAGGCCTGATGCCGCAAGACCTGATCAACGCCAAGCCAGTGGCTGCGGCGGTGAAAGAGTTCTTCGGTTCCAGCCAGCTGTCCCAGTTCATGGACCAGAACAACCCGCTGTCCGAGATCACCCACAAGCGTCGTGTTTCTGCTCTCGGCCCTGGCGGTCTGACGCGCGAGCGTGCCGGCTTTGAAGTTCGTGACGTACACCCGACTCACTACGGTCGTGTATGCCCGATTGAAACACCGGAAGGTCCGAACATCGGTCTGATCAACTCCCTGGCCGCCTATGCGCGCACCAACCAGTACGGCTTCCTCGAGAGCCCGTACCGCGTGGTGAAAGACGCTTTGGTCACCGACGAGATCGTGTTCCTGTCCGCCATCGAAGAAGCTGATCACGTGATCGCTCAGGCTTCGGCCACGATGAACGACAAGAAAGTCCTGATCGACGAGCTGGTAGCTGTTCGTCACTTGAACGAGTTCACCGTCAAGGCGCCGGAAGACGTCACCTTGATGGACGTTTCACCGAAGCAGGTAGTTTCGGTTGCTGCGTCGCTGATCCCGTTCCTCGAGCACGACGACGCCAACCGTGCGTTGATGGGTTCGAACATGCAGCGTCAAGCTGTACCCACCCTGCGTGCTGACAAGCCGCTGGTAGGTACCGGCATGGAACGTAACGTGGCTCGCGACTCCGGCGTTTGCGTCGTGGCTCGTCGTGGCGGCGTGATCGATTCCGTTGATGCCAGCCGTATCGTGGTTCGTGTTGCCGATGACGAAGTTGAAACCGGCGAAGCTGGTGTCGACATCTACAACCTGACCAAATACACCCGCTCCAACCAGAACACCTGCATCAACCAGCGTCCGCTGGTGAGCAAGGGTGATCGGGTTCAGCGTAGCGACATCATGGCCGACGGTCCGTCCACCGACATGGGTGAGCTGGCTCTGGGTCAGAACATGCGTATCGCGTTCATGGCATGGAACGGCTTCAACTTCGAAGACTCCATCTGCCTGTCCGAGCGTGTGGTTCAGGAAGACCGTTTCACCACGATCCACATTCAGGAACTGACCTGTGTGGCACGTGACACCAAGCTTGGGCCAGAGGAAATCACTGCAGACATCCCGAACGTGGGTGAAGCTGCACTGAACAAGCTGGACGAAGCCGGTATCGTATACGTAGGTGCTGAAGTTGGCGCAGGCGACATTCTGGTCGGTAAGGTCACTCCGAAAGGCGAGACCCAACTGACGCCGGAAGAGAAGCTGTTGCGTGCGATCTTCGGTGAAAAAGCCAGCGACGTTAAAGACACCTCCCTGCGCGTACCTACCGGTACCAAGGGTACTGTCATCGACGTACAGGTCTTCACCCGTGACGGCGTTGAGCGTGATGCTCGTGCTCTGTCGATCGAGAAGACTCAACTCGACGAGATCCGCAAGGACCTGAACGAAGAGTTCCGTATCGTTGAAGGCGCGACCTTCGAACGTCTGCGTTCCGCTCTGGTCGGCCACAAAGCCGAAGGCGGCGCCGGTCTGAAGAAAGGTCAGGAAATCACCGACGAAGTTCTCGACGGTCTTGAGCACGGCCAGTGGTTCAAACTGCGCATGGCTGAAGATGCTCTGAACGAGCAGCTCGAGAAGGCTCAGGCCTACATCGTTGATCGCCGCCGTCTGCTGGACGACAAGTTCGAAGACAAGAAGCGCAAACTGCAGCAGGGCGATGACCTGGCTCCAGGCGTGCTGAAAATCGTCAAGGTTTACCTGGCAATCCGTCGCCGCATCCAGCCGGGCGACAAGATGGCCGGTCGTCACGGTAACAAGGGTGTGGTCTCCGTGATCATGCCGGTTGAAGACATGCCGCACGATGCCAATGGCACCCCGGTCGACGTCGTCCTTAACCCGTTGGGCGTACCTTCGCGTATGAACGTTGGTCAGATCCTTGAAACCCACCTGGGCCTCGCGGCCAAAGGTTTGGGTGAGAAGATCAACCGTATGATCGAAGAGCAGCGCAAGGTTGCTGACCTTCGCAAGTTCCTGCACGAGATCTACAACGAGATCGGTGGTCGCAACGAAGCGCTGGATACCTTCTCCGACCAGGAAATCCTGGATCTGGCGAAGAACCTGCGCGGCGGCGTACCGATGGCCACTCCGGTGTTCGACGGTGCCAAGGAAAGCGAAATCAAGGCCATGCTGAAACTGGCAGACCTGCCAGAAAGCGGCCAGATGCAGCTGACTGACGGCCGTACTGGCAACAAGTTTGAGCGCCCGGTTACCGTTGGCTACATGTACATGCTGAAGCTGAACCACTTGGTAGACGACAAGATGCACGCTCGTTCTACCGGTTCGTACAGCCTGGTTACCCAGCAGCCGCTGGGTGGTAAGGCGCAGTTCGGTGGTCAGCGTTTCGGGGAGATGGAGGTCTGGGCACTGGAAGCATACGGTGCTGCATACACTCTGCAAGAAATGCTCACAGTGAAGTCGGACGATGTGAACGGTCGGACCAAGATGTACAAAAACATCGTGGACGGCGATCACCGTATGGAGCCGGGCATGCCCGAGTCCTTCAACGTGTTGATCAAGGAAATTCGTTCCCTCGGCATCGATATCGATCTGGAAACCGAATAA
- the rpoC gene encoding DNA-directed RNA polymerase subunit beta', translated as MKDLLNLLKNQGQVEEFDAIRIGLASPEMIRSWSFGEVKKPETINYRTFKPERDGLFCAKIFGPVKDYECLCGKYKRLKHRGVICEKCGVEVALAKVRRERMAHIELASPVAHIWFLKSLPSRIGLLMDMTLRDIERVLYFESYVVIDPGMTTLEKGQLLNDEQYFEALEEFGDDFDARMGAEAVRELLHAIDLEHEIGRLREEIPQTNSETKIKKLSKRLKLMEAFQGSGNLPEWMVLTVLPVLPPDLRPLVPLDGGRFATSDLNDLYRRVINRNNRLKRLLDLSAPDIIVRNEKRMLQEAVDALLDNGRRGRAITGSNKRPLKSLADMIKGKQGRFRQNLLGKRVDYSGRSVITVGPTLRLHQCGLPKKMALELFKPFIFGKLEMRGLATTIKAAKKMVERELPEVWDVLAEVIREHPVLLNRAPTLHRLGIQAFEPVLIEGKAIQLHPLVCAAYNADFDGDQMAVHVPLTLEAQLEARALMMSTNNILSPANGEPIIVPSQDVVLGLYYMTREAINAKGEGRVFADLQEVDRVFRAGEAALHAKVKVRINETVNDRDGGSVSNTRIVDTTVGRALLFQVVPKGLSYDVVNLPMKKKAISKLINQCYRVVGLKETVIFADQLMYTGFAYSTISGVSIGVNDFVIPDEKARIISAATDEVKEIESQYASGLVTQGEKYNKVIDLWSKANDEVSKAMMANLSKEKVIDRHGVEVEQESFNSMYMMADSGARGSAAQIRQLAGMRGLMAKPDGSIIETPITANFREGLSVLQYFISTHGARKGLADTALKTANSGYLTRRLVDVAQDLVVTEIDCGTEHGLLMTPHIEGGDVVEPLGERVLGRVIARDVFKPGTEEIIVPAGTLVDEKWVEFIELNSIDEVIVRSPISCETRYGICAKCYGRDLARGHQVNIGEAVGVIAAQSIGEPGTQLTMRTFHIGGAASRTSAADSVQVKNGGTVRLHNLKHVERVDGCLVAVSRSGELAIADDYGRERERYKLPYGAVISVKEGDKVDAGAIVAKWDPHTHPIVTEMKGTVTYVGMEEGITIKRQTDELTGMTNIEVLDAKDRPAAGKDIRPAVKMVDDNGKDLLLPGTDVIAQYFLPANALVGVADGAKIAIGDVIARIPQETSKTRDITGGLPRVADLFEARRPKEASILAEVSGTIAFGKETKGKRRLVITPNDGSDPYEELIPKWRHLNVFEGEQVNRGEVISDGPSDPHDILRLLGVSALAKYIVNEIQDVYRLQGVKINDKHIETILRQMLRKVEIAESGDSTFIKGDQMELTHVLVENERLAGDDKFVSKFTRVLLGITKASLSTESFISAASFQETTRVLTEAAVTGKRDYLRGLKENVVVGRLIPAGTGLAYHSERKRRREADKPLRVSASEVEAALTEALNSSGN; from the coding sequence TTGAAAGACCTACTGAATTTGCTGAAAAACCAGGGTCAAGTCGAAGAGTTCGACGCCATCCGTATCGGATTGGCATCGCCTGAGATGATCCGTTCGTGGTCGTTCGGTGAAGTTAAAAAGCCGGAAACCATCAACTACCGTACGTTCAAACCTGAGCGTGACGGCCTGTTCTGCGCCAAGATCTTTGGCCCGGTAAAGGATTACGAGTGCCTGTGCGGTAAGTACAAGCGCTTGAAGCACCGTGGTGTGATCTGCGAGAAGTGCGGCGTTGAAGTCGCGCTGGCAAAAGTTCGTCGTGAGCGCATGGCGCACATCGAACTGGCCTCGCCAGTTGCCCACATCTGGTTCCTGAAATCGCTGCCGTCCCGTATCGGCTTGCTGATGGACATGACCCTGCGTGATATCGAACGCGTTCTCTACTTCGAGAGCTATGTCGTTATCGATCCAGGCATGACCACCCTTGAAAAAGGTCAGCTGCTCAACGACGAGCAGTACTTCGAAGCGCTGGAAGAGTTCGGCGACGATTTCGATGCCCGCATGGGTGCCGAAGCTGTCCGTGAACTGCTGCACGCTATCGATCTGGAGCACGAGATTGGCCGTCTGCGTGAAGAGATTCCGCAAACCAACTCCGAAACCAAAATCAAGAAGCTGTCCAAGCGTCTGAAGTTGATGGAAGCCTTCCAGGGTTCCGGCAACTTGCCAGAGTGGATGGTGCTGACCGTTCTGCCGGTTCTGCCGCCAGATCTGCGTCCACTGGTCCCACTGGATGGCGGTCGTTTTGCGACTTCCGACCTCAACGATCTGTATCGTCGAGTGATCAACCGTAACAACCGCTTGAAGCGCCTGCTTGATCTGTCCGCTCCGGACATCATCGTGCGCAACGAAAAGCGTATGTTGCAGGAAGCTGTCGATGCCTTGCTCGACAACGGTCGTCGTGGCCGCGCTATCACCGGTTCCAACAAGCGTCCTCTAAAATCCCTGGCTGACATGATCAAGGGTAAACAAGGTCGTTTCCGTCAGAACTTGCTCGGTAAGCGTGTTGACTACTCCGGTCGTTCGGTAATTACCGTAGGTCCGACCCTGCGTCTGCACCAGTGCGGTCTGCCGAAGAAAATGGCTCTCGAGCTGTTCAAACCGTTCATTTTCGGCAAGCTGGAAATGCGTGGTCTCGCTACCACCATCAAAGCTGCCAAGAAGATGGTTGAGCGCGAGCTGCCGGAAGTTTGGGACGTTCTCGCTGAAGTTATCCGCGAACACCCAGTGCTTCTCAACCGTGCACCGACCCTTCACCGTCTGGGTATCCAGGCATTTGAACCGGTTCTGATCGAAGGTAAGGCTATCCAGCTGCACCCGCTGGTCTGCGCCGCGTACAACGCCGACTTCGACGGCGACCAAATGGCCGTGCACGTACCGCTGACACTGGAAGCCCAGTTGGAAGCGCGTGCGTTGATGATGTCGACCAACAACATTCTGTCGCCAGCCAACGGTGAGCCAATCATCGTTCCGTCGCAGGACGTTGTATTGGGTCTGTACTACATGACTCGTGAAGCGATCAACGCCAAAGGCGAAGGTCGTGTGTTCGCGGATCTGCAAGAAGTTGACCGTGTGTTCCGTGCCGGCGAAGCCGCACTGCACGCCAAGGTTAAAGTGCGGATCAACGAAACCGTCAACGACCGTGATGGCGGCAGCGTGAGCAACACCCGTATCGTCGACACCACTGTCGGCCGTGCGCTGTTGTTCCAGGTTGTGCCAAAAGGTCTGTCGTACGACGTCGTCAACCTGCCGATGAAGAAAAAGGCGATCTCCAAGCTGATCAACCAGTGCTACCGCGTGGTTGGTTTGAAAGAGACCGTGATCTTCGCTGACCAGTTGATGTACACCGGTTTTGCCTATTCGACCATTTCCGGCGTTTCCATCGGTGTTAACGACTTCGTTATCCCGGATGAAAAAGCCCGCATCATCAGTGCTGCCACCGATGAAGTGAAGGAGATCGAAAGTCAGTACGCCTCCGGCCTGGTAACCCAGGGCGAGAAGTACAACAAAGTGATCGACCTTTGGTCCAAGGCGAACGACGAAGTATCCAAGGCGATGATGGCCAACCTCTCGAAAGAGAAGGTCATCGACCGTCATGGCGTCGAAGTCGAACAAGAGTCCTTCAACTCGATGTACATGATGGCCGACTCGGGCGCACGGGGTTCTGCTGCGCAGATCCGTCAGCTCGCCGGTATGCGTGGTCTGATGGCCAAGCCGGACGGTTCCATCATCGAAACGCCAATTACTGCGAACTTCCGTGAAGGTTTGAGCGTACTTCAGTACTTCATCTCCACTCACGGTGCTCGTAAAGGTCTGGCGGATACCGCGTTGAAAACTGCGAACTCCGGTTACCTGACTCGTCGTCTGGTAGACGTTGCGCAGGATCTGGTTGTAACCGAGATCGATTGCGGCACCGAACATGGTCTGCTGATGACTCCGCACATTGAAGGCGGTGACGTTGTAGAGCCGTTGGGTGAGCGCGTATTGGGTCGTGTTATCGCCCGTGACGTATTCAAGCCAGGTACCGAGGAAATCATCGTTCCTGCCGGCACTCTGGTAGACGAGAAGTGGGTTGAATTCATCGAGCTGAACAGCATCGACGAAGTGATCGTGCGTTCGCCGATCAGCTGCGAAACTCGCTACGGCATTTGCGCCAAGTGCTACGGCCGTGACTTGGCTCGTGGTCACCAGGTGAACATCGGTGAAGCTGTCGGCGTTATCGCTGCCCAGTCGATCGGTGAGCCGGGTACCCAGCTGACGATGCGTACGTTCCACATCGGTGGTGCGGCAAGCCGGACCTCCGCAGCCGACAGCGTTCAGGTGAAGAATGGCGGTACCGTCCGTCTGCACAACCTGAAGCACGTTGAGCGAGTGGATGGTTGCCTGGTTGCTGTGTCCCGTTCCGGTGAGCTGGCAATCGCTGACGACTACGGTCGCGAGCGCGAGCGCTACAAGCTGCCGTACGGTGCTGTGATTTCGGTTAAAGAGGGTGACAAGGTCGACGCTGGCGCAATCGTGGCCAAGTGGGATCCGCACACTCACCCAATCGTTACCGAAATGAAAGGTACCGTGACCTACGTGGGCATGGAAGAAGGCATCACGATCAAGCGTCAGACTGACGAATTGACCGGTATGACCAACATTGAAGTACTCGACGCCAAAGACCGTCCAGCTGCCGGTAAAGATATCCGTCCTGCTGTGAAGATGGTTGATGACAATGGCAAGGATCTCTTGCTGCCGGGTACTGACGTAATTGCTCAGTACTTCCTGCCTGCCAACGCCCTGGTCGGTGTGGCGGACGGTGCGAAAATCGCGATCGGTGATGTTATCGCTCGTATTCCGCAAGAGACTTCGAAAACTCGTGACATCACCGGTGGTCTGCCGCGTGTTGCCGACTTGTTCGAAGCTCGTCGTCCGAAAGAAGCCTCGATTCTGGCTGAAGTCAGCGGCACCATCGCGTTCGGTAAAGAGACCAAAGGCAAGCGCCGTCTGGTTATTACCCCGAACGACGGTAGCGATCCGTATGAAGAGCTGATTCCGAAGTGGCGTCACCTGAACGTGTTCGAAGGCGAACAGGTAAACCGCGGCGAAGTTATCTCCGACGGCCCGAGCGATCCACACGACATCCTGCGTCTGCTGGGTGTGAGTGCGCTGGCCAAGTACATCGTTAACGAAATTCAGGACGTTTACCGTCTGCAAGGCGTGAAGATCAACGACAAGCACATCGAGACCATCCTGCGTCAGATGCTGCGTAAAGTTGAAATCGCTGAATCCGGCGATTCCACTTTCATCAAGGGCGACCAGATGGAATTGACTCACGTACTGGTAGAGAACGAGCGTTTGGCTGGCGACGACAAGTTCGTTTCCAAGTTCACTCGCGTTCTGCTGGGTATCACCAAGGCGTCGTTGTCCACCGAATCGTTCATCTCGGCGGCCTCTTTCCAAGAGACCACTCGCGTACTGACCGAAGCGGCGGTAACCGGCAAGCGCGATTACCTGCGCGGCCTGAAAGAAAACGTGGTCGTGGGTCGTTTGATCCCGGCAGGTACCGGTCTGGCTTATCACAGCGAGCGCAAGCGCCGCCGTGAGGCTGACAAGCCGTTGCGCGTGAGCGCCAGTGAAGTGGAAGCTGCACTGACCGAAGCGCTGAACTCGAGCGGTAACTGA
- the rpsL gene encoding 30S ribosomal protein S12, with the protein MATINQLVRQPRKRIVEKSDVPALQNCPQRRGVCTRVYTTTPKKPNSALRKVCRVRLTNGFEVSSYIGGEGHNLQEHSVVLIRGGRVKDLPGVRYHTVRGSLDTSGVKGRNQGRSKYGTKKPK; encoded by the coding sequence ATGGCAACTATCAACCAGCTGGTACGTCAGCCGCGTAAGCGTATCGTCGAGAAATCCGACGTGCCTGCGCTGCAGAACTGCCCGCAACGTCGTGGCGTATGCACCCGTGTGTATACCACCACGCCGAAAAAACCTAACTCGGCACTGCGTAAAGTATGCCGTGTGCGTCTGACCAACGGTTTCGAGGTTTCCTCGTACATCGGCGGTGAAGGCCACAACCTGCAAGAGCACAGCGTGGTACTGATCCGCGGCGGTCGTGTAAAAGACTTGCCAGGTGTTCGTTACCACACCGTACGCGGTTCTTTGGATACTTCCGGCGTTAAAGGTCGTAACCAGGGTCGTTCGAAGTACGGTACCAAGAAGCCTAAGTAG
- the rpsG gene encoding 30S ribosomal protein S7 — MPRRRVAAKREVLDDPKYGSQILAKFMNHVMESGKKAVAERIVYGALEKVKERKNSDPLEIFEKALDAIAPLVEVKSRRVGGATYQVPVEVRPSRRNALAMRWLVDFARKRGEKSMALRLAGELLDAAEGKGAAVKKREDVHRMAEANKAFSHYRF; from the coding sequence ATGCCAAGAAGACGCGTAGCAGCCAAGCGCGAAGTGCTTGACGATCCAAAATACGGAAGCCAAATCCTGGCCAAGTTCATGAACCACGTGATGGAAAGCGGCAAGAAAGCCGTTGCCGAGCGTATCGTTTATGGCGCGCTGGAAAAGGTTAAAGAACGCAAGAACAGCGACCCCCTGGAAATCTTCGAGAAAGCTCTCGACGCCATCGCTCCGCTGGTCGAAGTGAAGTCGCGCCGTGTAGGTGGTGCTACTTACCAGGTTCCGGTTGAAGTTCGCCCGTCCCGTCGTAACGCCCTGGCAATGCGCTGGTTGGTAGACTTCGCCCGTAAGCGCGGCGAGAAGTCTATGGCTCTGCGTTTGGCTGGCGAACTGTTGGACGCTGCTGAAGGTAAAGGTGCTGCTGTTAAGAAGCGTGAAGACGTGCACCGCATGGCTGAAGCCAACAAGGCTTTCTCGCACTACCGCTTCTAA